In a single window of the Falco rusticolus isolate bFalRus1 chromosome 13, bFalRus1.pri, whole genome shotgun sequence genome:
- the LOC119157035 gene encoding serine palmitoyltransferase small subunit B-like isoform X2 — translation MDIKSMKNYLYWLYCQFELITCSYLMEPWEKLLFYTFNITMLVMLLYTAYIFVPVHVSMAFQFFLHLFGNQHENTVSVVK, via the coding sequence ATGGATATTAAGAGCATGAAGAACTATCTGTATTGGCTGTACTGCCAGTTTGAACTGATCACCTGCAGCTATCTCATGGAGCCCTgggaaaaactgcttttctatACCTTCAACATTACTATGTTAGTTATGCTATTATACACCGCTTACATCTTTGTCCCTGTCCACGTTAGCATGGCTTTTCAATTCTTCTTGCACTTATTTGGAAACCAacatgaaaatactgtttctgtcGTGAAGTAA